Proteins from one Cryptomeria japonica chromosome 4, Sugi_1.0, whole genome shotgun sequence genomic window:
- the LOC131032150 gene encoding protein EPIDERMAL PATTERNING FACTOR 2 — MVKVLILHLVVCLIIFSHQFQSTVGRVPPMVRLDDREIKKDTCVSSSVEAKARMLQVAGSSLPDCSHACEGCSPCIRVIVASSKCSIIVERAEACPVAYRCMCKGKSYPVPEN, encoded by the exons ATGGTGAAGGTTTTGATATTACATCTGGTTGTGTGCCTCATCATTTTTTCTCACCAGTTTCAGTCTACTGTTGGAAGAGTGCCACCCATGGTTAGACTAG ATGACAGAGAAATAAAGAAGGATACGTGTGTTTCTTCATCAGTAGAGGCTAAG GCAAGGATGCTTCAGGTCGCTGGTTCGAGTCTCCCAGATTGCTCCCATGCTTGTGAGGGATGTTCTCCTTGCATAAGGGTCATAGTGGCCTCCTCCAAATGCTCCATCATTGTAGAAAGGGCAGAAGCCTGTCCTGTTGCTTATCGGTGTATGTGCAAAGGAAAATCCTACCCTGTTCCTGAAAACTGA